A stretch of the Leopardus geoffroyi isolate Oge1 chromosome B2, O.geoffroyi_Oge1_pat1.0, whole genome shotgun sequence genome encodes the following:
- the KLHDC3 gene encoding kelch domain-containing protein 3 isoform X1, with protein MLRWTVHLEGGPRRVNHAAVAVGHRVYSFGGYCSGEDYETLRQIDVHIFNAVSLRWTKLPPVRPAIRGQAPVVPYMRYGHSTVLIDDMVFLWGGRNDTEGACNVLYAFDVNTHKWSTPRVSGTVPGARDGHSACVLGKTMYIFGGYEQLADCFSNDIHKLDTSTMTWTLICTKGNPARWRDFHSATMLGSHMYVFGGRADRFGPFHSNNEIYCNRIRVFDTRTEAWLDCPPTPVLPEGRRSHSAFGYNGELYIFGGYNARLNRHFHDLWKFNPVSFTWKKIEPKGKGPCPRRRQCCCIVGDKIVLFGGTSPSPEEGLGDEFDLIDHSDLHILDFSPSLKTLCKLAVIQYNLDQSCLPHDIRWELNAMTTNSNISRPIVSSHG; from the exons ATGTTACGGTGGACAGTGCACCTGGAGGGCGGGCCCCGCAGGGTGAACCATGCTGCAGTGGCTGTTGGGCACCGGGTATACTCCTTCGGGGGTTACTGCTCTGGTGAAGACTATGAAACACTGCGGCAGATTGATGTGCACATTTTCAATGCAG TGTCCTTGCGTTGGACAAAGCTGCCCCCAGTGAGGCCTGCCATCCGTGGGCAGGCTCCTGTGGTACCCTACATGCGGTATGGACACTCGACCGTCCTCATCGATGACATGGTCTTCCTTTGGGGCGGGCGGAATGACACCGAAGGAGCCTGCAATGTACTTTATGCCTTTGACGTCA ATACTCACAAGTGGTCCACACCGCGAGTGTCAGGAACAGTTCCTGGGGCCCGGGATGGACATTCAGCTTGTGTCCTGGGCAAAACCATGTACATTTTCGGGGGCTATGAGCAGCTG GCGGACTGCTTTTCCAATGACATTCACAAGCTGGATACCAGTACCATGACATGGACCCTTATTTGTACAAAg gGCAACCCTGCACGCTGGAGGGACTTTCACTCAGCTACAATGCTGGGCAGTCACATGTATGTCTTTGGGGGCCGTGCCGACCGCTTTGGGCCATTCCATTCCAACAATGAGATTTACTGCAACCGCATCCGTGTCTTTGACACGAGGACTGAGGCCTGGCTGGACTGTCCACCCACTCCAGTGCTGCCTGAGGGCCGCCGGAGCCACTCAGCCT ttGGTTATAATGGGGAGCTGTACATCTTTGGTGGCTATAATGCAAGGCTGAACCGGCATTTCCATGACCTCTGGAAGTTTAACCCTG TGTCCTTTACCTGGAAAAAGATTGAACCGAAGGGGAAGGGGCCATGTCCCCGCCGGCGCCAGTGCTGCTGTATTGTTGGTGACAAGATTGTTCTCTTTGGGGGTACCAG TCCATCTCCTGAGGAAGGCCTGGGAGATGAATTTGACCTCATAGATCATTCTGATTTACACATTTTGGACTTTA GCCCTAGTCTGAAGACTCTGTGTAAACTGGCCGTGATTCAGTATAACCTGGACCAGTCGTGTTTGCCCCATGACATCAG GTGGGAGCTGAATGCCATGACCACCAACAGCAATATCAGTCGCCCCATCGTCTCCTCCCATGGGTAG
- the KLHDC3 gene encoding kelch domain-containing protein 3 isoform X2, translated as MLRWTVHLEGGPRRVNHAAVAVGHRVYSFGGYCSGEDYETLRQIDVHIFNAVSLRWTKLPPVRPAIRGQAPVVPYMRYGHSTVLIDDMVFLWGGRNDTEGACNVLYAFDVNTHKWSTPRVSGTVPGARDGHSACVLGKTMYIFGGYEQLADCFSNDIHKLDTSTMTWTLICTKGNPARWRDFHSATMLGSHMYVFGGRADRFGPFHSNNEIYCNRIRVFDTRTEAWLDCPPTPVLPEGRRSHSAFGYNGELYIFGGYNARLNRHFHDLWKFNPVSFTWKKIEPKGKGPCPRRRQCCCIVGDKIVLFGGTSPSPEEGLGDEFDLIDHSDLHILDFNTSDMSFEELLELQNKVGTKTYKQLVAGNNTKKPSSRPPVQNACVADKHRPLEMSAKVRVPFLRQVVPISKKVARDPRFDDLSGEYNAEVFDKTYQFLNDIRAKEKELVKKQLKKHRSGQEHEKLQQLLQRMEQQELAQQERKRQQELRLALKQERRARAQQGHRPYFLKKSEQRQLVLAEKFKELKRSKKLESFLSRKRRRNAGKDRRHLPLNKE; from the exons ATGTTACGGTGGACAGTGCACCTGGAGGGCGGGCCCCGCAGGGTGAACCATGCTGCAGTGGCTGTTGGGCACCGGGTATACTCCTTCGGGGGTTACTGCTCTGGTGAAGACTATGAAACACTGCGGCAGATTGATGTGCACATTTTCAATGCAG TGTCCTTGCGTTGGACAAAGCTGCCCCCAGTGAGGCCTGCCATCCGTGGGCAGGCTCCTGTGGTACCCTACATGCGGTATGGACACTCGACCGTCCTCATCGATGACATGGTCTTCCTTTGGGGCGGGCGGAATGACACCGAAGGAGCCTGCAATGTACTTTATGCCTTTGACGTCA ATACTCACAAGTGGTCCACACCGCGAGTGTCAGGAACAGTTCCTGGGGCCCGGGATGGACATTCAGCTTGTGTCCTGGGCAAAACCATGTACATTTTCGGGGGCTATGAGCAGCTG GCGGACTGCTTTTCCAATGACATTCACAAGCTGGATACCAGTACCATGACATGGACCCTTATTTGTACAAAg gGCAACCCTGCACGCTGGAGGGACTTTCACTCAGCTACAATGCTGGGCAGTCACATGTATGTCTTTGGGGGCCGTGCCGACCGCTTTGGGCCATTCCATTCCAACAATGAGATTTACTGCAACCGCATCCGTGTCTTTGACACGAGGACTGAGGCCTGGCTGGACTGTCCACCCACTCCAGTGCTGCCTGAGGGCCGCCGGAGCCACTCAGCCT ttGGTTATAATGGGGAGCTGTACATCTTTGGTGGCTATAATGCAAGGCTGAACCGGCATTTCCATGACCTCTGGAAGTTTAACCCTG TGTCCTTTACCTGGAAAAAGATTGAACCGAAGGGGAAGGGGCCATGTCCCCGCCGGCGCCAGTGCTGCTGTATTGTTGGTGACAAGATTGTTCTCTTTGGGGGTACCAG TCCATCTCCTGAGGAAGGCCTGGGAGATGAATTTGACCTCATAGATCATTCTGATTTACACATTTTGGACTTTA ACacatctgacatgtcatttgaaGAGCTGTTGGAATTGCAGAACAAAGTGGGGACTAAGACATACAAACAGTTGGTAGCTGGAAATAATACTAAGAAGCCAAGTTCTAGACCACCTGTCCAAAATGCATGTGTTGCAGATAAGCACAG GCCTCTGGAAATGTCAGCCAAGGTTCGGGTGCCATTTTTGCGTCAAGTTGTTCCAATCAGTAAGAAg GTAGCCCGGGACCCCCGCTTTGACGATCTGTCAGGGGAATATAATGCTGAGGTGTTTGACAAAACGTATCAATTCCTGAATGACATCCGAGCCAAAGAGAAAGAG CTTGTGAAAAAGCAGTTGAAGAAGCACCGTTCAGGGCAGGAGCACGAGAAACTGCAGCAGCTGCTCCAGAGAATG GAGCAGCAAGAACTGGCACAGCAGGAACGCAAGCGGCAGCAGGAGCTGCGCCTGGCCCTGAAGCAGGAGAGGCGGGCTCGGGCCCAGCAGGGCCATCGGCCATACTTCCTGAAGAAAT cTGAGCAGCGCCAGTTGGTCCTAGCTGAGAAGTTCAAGGAGTTGAAACGCAGTAAGAAGTTAGAGAGCTTCTTGAGTCGAAAGAGGCGCCGAAATGCAGGCAAGGACCGGAGACATCTCCCTTTGAACAAAGAGTAA